Below is a window of Deinococcus apachensis DSM 19763 DNA.
AAGGGGAAGATCAGCGGCCTGGGTTTCCTGGGCTACCGCTTGGCTATGGAGGCCCTGACGGAGGGCAGCGTGTGAGCTGGCAGCCCTACGCGGCGAGGCCGGACAGCACCGTCACCGATACGCTCCTCCAGTGGGAGGGGGTGGGGGACGCCAATCACGCCGCGCGCACCCTGCTCGCCTGGCTGCCGCCCTCGTACGCGAGCGAGCCGGAGCGCCACTACCCGGTTCTCTACTTCCACGACGGGCAGAACGTGTTCGACGCCGCCACGAGCTACAGCGGCGAGTGGGGCGCCGACGAGACGCTGACCCAACTTGCGGCGGAGGGAATCGAGGCGATTGCAGTCGGCATCCCAAATGGCGGCGAACGGAGATTCCATGAGTACAGTGCCGCGCCCAACCCCAAGTTGCCGGACACGCTGGACGCAGGGGGCGCGGATGACTACATCGCCTTCCTCGTCGACACAGTCAAGCCGCTGGCGGACGGCCACTTCCGCACCCTCCCAGGCTCGAAAAGCACCGTGGTCATCGGCTCCAGTATGGGCGGCCTGGTCAGCCTGCACGCCCTGATCACCCACCCAGACGTGTTCGGCCACGCAGGGGTCATGAGTCCGGCGTTCTGGACAGCGCCCGTCGACTCCTTCACCCGCGTCCAGACCAGCCCCACCCCCACTGGCCGCATCTGGCTCGACATCGGCGGGCAGGAAGGTCCCGACGAGCCCGAGTTGATGCGCGCCTACTGGCAGGACGCCCATACCATGCGCGACCTGCTGCTCGACAAGGGCATGGGCGAGAGGTTGCGCTTCGTGGCCAACCCGCAGGGCACACACCACGAGAGCGCGTGGCGGGAGAGGTTGCCGGGGGCGCTGCAATTTTTACTGGGCGGCGAATGAAATGGCAAGTGGTTTGAGCAACAAACATACGGGGCAGATCGGGGAGTTCCTGGTCTGTGCTGAACTCGGGCGGCACCTGGATTTGGTTGCTACTCCCTTTGCCGGGAACGCGCCCGCGTTCGACCTCTTGGTGGCGGATGAGCAGTGCCGCTCCATTCCCGTTCAGTCAAGGCTGCGCGCGGACTCCAGTGGCCGTCCCGCGCCGACACATGGACCGATTTGGAAGTCGTCGGCGATATGCAGGTAGACCACGGCGACAGGAGTCTGGACTATCCCGGCTTGAAGGACCGCTTTTCATCCTGACGCAGCAGGACGTGCAGAACATTATGGCTCCTGCTTACCGGGCCTACATGGAGGCTCGCAAGATTCCTTGGCAGCGTCCGCGTAACCCGGCCTCGTTCGACGCACGGCTGGACGCACAACAACAGCTCAAGAAGTTCGAGAACAACTGCGCCCTCATCCGGCTCCAGCTTGAGGCGCAGACTCCGCCCTCACTGCCCTTGCCCCCCACCCCCGCCCTCTGATACCTTTACCTTTAGTGTCTCGTGCTTGGTAGGGCCGGGGCGACCGGGAGGCACCCGGAGGCGCACGCCAGCTTTTCCCCCGAAGGGGCGGGGCGCACTCGCAGCCAAATCCCTGATTACGGAGTTTTACGGTGAAAACCTTTGTTCCCAAGAACGACGAGCAGAACTGGGTCGTGGTGGACGCGGCGAACGTGCCGCTGGGCCGCCTCGCCACGCTGATCGCCAGCCGCATCCGCGGCAAGCACCGCCCCGACTTTACGCCCAACATCATCCAGGGCGACTTCGTGGTTGTGCTGAATGCCGCGCAGGTCGTGCTGACCGGCGGCAAGCTGGACGGCAAGATCTACACCCGCTACACCGGCTACCAGGGCGGCCTGAAGACCGAAACCGCCCGCGAGGCGCTGAAGAAGCACCCCGAGCGCGTGATCGAGCACGCGGTGTTCGGCATGCTGCCCAAGGGCCGCCAGGGCCGCGCGATGCACAGCCGCCTGAAGGTCTACGCGGGCGAGACGCACCCACACGCCGCTCAGAAGCCCCAGAAACTCGAGGTCCGGTAAACATGGCTACCCCTGAACAGTTCTACGGCACCGGCCGCCGCAAGGCCGCCGTCGCCCGCGTGTTCCTGCGCCCTGGCGAGGGCCGCATCCTGGTCAACGGCAAGGAGTTCCAGACCTACTTCCGCGGTCTGCTGCGCGCCGTCCACGCCCTCCAGGGCTTCCGTGAGACGGGCACCGCGGGCCGTTACGACGCCGTTATCACCGTGGCGGGCGGCGGCCCCAGCGGTCAGGCCGACGCGATCAAGCTGGGCATCGCCCGCGCGCTGCTGAAGGTCAACCCCGACTTCCGCGCCCAGCTCAAGCCCCGCGGCCTGCTGACCCGCGACCCCCGCGAGGTCGAGCGCAAGAAGTACGGCCTCAAGAAGGCCCGCCGCGCGCCCCAGTTCAGCAAGCGCTGATTTAAGGCGGCAAGCGAGAACCCCCTTCCCGACGGGAGGGGGGTTTCTTGTTGGGGGAAAAGACCCCTCACCTAATCCTCTCCTCGAGGCAGAGGAGCCTGGCAAAGCCCGGGGGTGAGGGGTCGTGGGCGTGCCCCTCAGGTCCAGCTCCCCGAAATCTCCCTCACGCGCAGGGTCGTCCCCTCGGCGCCGACCACCAGCACGGAGGCTCCGGCGGGGGTGTCGGGGCCGGTCGCTCGCCAGTCGCTGTCGCCGGCCCTCACCCGGCCCACCCCGTTCACGATGGGGGACGTGACGAGCACGGTGCGGCCGACGAGGCGGTGGGCGCCCGCGTTGAGAGCCCGGCCCTCGTTGCCACTGGCGGGCAGGCGGCTCACGTAGCGCCGTCCCAGCAGGACCGCGGCCACGCTGAGGGCGGCGAAGAGCAGGAGCTGCACCGTCACGGGCAACGGCAGCACGAACACGATCAACCCGAGGACGAGGGCGGCCAGGGCCAGCCACACGAAGAACACGCCCGGCGCCAGGACTTCCAGAATCAGCAGGAGTGCGCCCAGCACCCACCAGTGCCAGGACTGCACCCGCTCCAGGGAGGGCAGCCAGTCCATTCGCTAGCTCCTCCGGCGACCGCCGACGAGTTCCGGCTCACGGCCCCCAAACGCCTCGCGGGCCACCTCGGCGATGCCCTGGAGACTGCCCAGCATGGCGGTCGCCTCCAGGGGCAGGATCAGGGTCTTCTGGTTGGGGGCGGAGGCGATCTCCCGCAGCGCGTCCACGTACCGCTGCGCCACGAAGTAGTTGATCGCCTGGACGTTGCCCGCCGCGATGGCCTCGCTGACCATGCGGGTGGCGGCGGCTTCGGCCTGGGCACTGCGCTCGCGGGCCTCGGCCTCCAGGAAGGCGGCCTGGCGGCGGCCCTCGGCGTTCAGGATCTCGGCCTGCTTCTCGCCCTCGGCCTTGAGGATCGCGGCCTGGCGGAAGCCCTCGGCGTCAAGGATGTTGGCGCGCTTCTCGCGCTCGGCCTTCATCTGGCGGGCCATGCTGGCGACGAGGTCGGCGGGCGGCTTGATGTCCTTGACCTCGATGCGGGTGGCCTTGACCCCCCACGGCTCGGTCGCCTCGTCCACCACCGCGAGCAGCCGCGCGTTGATCTGGTCGCGGTTGGAGAGCAGTTCGTCGAGGTCCATGCTGCCCATCACGGTGCGGATGTTCGTCATCGTGAGGTTGAGCGTCGCCTGCTGGAGGTTGCGGACCTCATAGCTCGCCTTGGCGGCGTCGAGCACCTGGTAGAAGACCACCCCGTCCACCGTCACGAGCGCGTTGTCCTTGGTGATGACCTCCTGCGAGGGCACGTCGAGAACCTGCTCCATCATGTTGACCTTGCGGCCCACCCGGTCCACGTAGGGCAGGATCAGGTTGAGGCCGGGCTTGAGGGTGCGCTGGAACTTGCCGAAGCGTTCCTGCGTCCACTCGTAGCCCTGCGGAACGCTCTTGACCCCGGCGAACAGCGTGACCACCACCAGCAGCAGCAGGACGACGACGACGATCGTGAATCCCATAGTTTGGCCTCCACCTGCGGGTACGCCGGATGAAGGGAGGAAGTTCCCGGATATTCAGGGAACTTCGGCGCGTCAGACAGGCGGCAGGACGGCTAATCCCCGCTAGACTCGGGCCGATGACGGAAGTGGGGACGGCGGCGCTGGTACACCTGAGGGACGTGACCGTGCGCGCGGGTGGACGCACCCTGCTGGAGGACGTGACCCTGCGGCTCTCCCCGGGCGAGGCGCTGCGTTTGAGCGGGCCCAACGGCGGCGGCAAGACCACGCTGCTGCGGCTTCTGGCGGGTGAGGTGGCGCCAATGCAGGGCGAGCGGGTTTATGGGCTCGGCGGGAAGTTCAGCCGGGCGGCGGTACAGGCCCGGCGCACCCTCTCGGTCGTCGGCCCCGACGCCGAAGCCTTCTACCTCACGCGGGACTGGGCGCAAACCGTGCGGGACGTGCTGCTGGCCGCCTTCGAGGGGGACGCCCTGCGGCTGTGGGAGCCCACGCCGGAGGCGCTGGAACGGCTGGTGGAGGTCGCGGCCCTGACCGGCGTCACGCCGCTGCTGGACCAGGACTTCCGCACCCTCAGCCACGGGCAGAGGCGGCGGGTGGTGCTGGCCCGCGCGCTGATGCCCCGCCCGGAGGCCCTGCTCCTCGACGAGTTCACCGACGGGCTGAGCGCCGGGGCGCGGGGGGAGCTGGGACGGGTACTGAGGGACGTTCACGCCTCCGGGGTTGCGGTCGTCCTCGCCACCCATCGCCCGGAGGAGGCGCCGGAGTTGCCCTGGCGCACCCTGCGGGTGGAGGGGGGCCGCGTTCTGAATGGGGACCACGGGTTGGGGAAGACTGCCTCCGCCATAACGCTGCCCCCACCGCCCGGCTCGGGGGACCTCGTGCGGCTGCGGGACGTGCGGGTGTACCGGGGCGGGCACCTCGCGCTCGGCCCGCTCTCGTGGACCTGGGCGGCGGGACAGCACTGGCTGGTGACCGGGGAGAACGGCAGCGGCAAGAGTACCCTGGCGCGCCTGATCGCCGGGGAACTACATTCCGCGCTGGGGGGCGCGGTTGAGCGGCCCTTCCTGCGCCGGGACCTGCTCACCGAACGCCGCCGCACCGTCGGCCTGGTCGGCGCGGAGGTCGGCCTCCGGCAGCGGCGCGGGTGGGCGGGCCGGGAGGTGATCAGCAGCGCGTGGAGCGGGACGGAGGGGTTCGCGCCCGACCTGACGCCGGAGCAGGCGGCCCGTGTGGAGGAGCTGGCGGCCCATCTCGACGTGACGGACCTGCTGGACCGCAGCGCCGACGCGCTCTCGCAGGGGCAGCTCCGGCGCCTGCTGCTCGCCCGCGCCGCCGCGCACACGCCCCGCCTCCTCATTCTCGACGAGGGACTGGATTTTCTGGACGCGGATTCCCGCGCCCGCTTCCTGACACTGCTGCCCGACCTCGCGCGGGGCGGCACCCACGTCATGGTGATCGCCCACCGGGCCTCGGACGCGCCGCCGGGGCTGACGCACCACCTCCAGTTGGAGGAGGGACGGGTCAGACGCGCGGAACCCCGGTAGCCTCCAGCCGGTCGGCGAGCGCGTTCAGGTACTCCCCCAGCACCTCAGGGGAGGTGACCTGCTCGTGCGCGTGTGGGGCGAGCAGGGGCAGGGTCCCGAGCTGGACCGCGTGCCCGGCGAGTTCGAGCATGGCTTGGTCGTTGTCGCTGTCCCCGAAGGCGACGGTGCGCTCCAGCGGAATGCCCAGCGCCTCGGCGATCAGGGCGAGGGCCGCCCCCTTGTGGGCGCCGACGGGCGTGACGGTCAGGAACTGCGTGTACGGCGGCTGCGCGCCCGTCAGGACGAGGTGGGGGTGGCTCTCGCGCAAGCGGGCGGCGAGGTCCGCGACGCCCGGGTGATAGAGGCCCACCTTCAGCACCCCCTCGCGCGGCGCCTCCGCGAGCGGGCGGAAGCTGCGGGCAAGCATCCAGGGCTCCGGCTCCCGCCCGGGCGGGAGGTCGATGTACAGGGCGTCCGGCGTGAACACGACCACCCGGGCGTCCTCCAGCTCGTGGGCCAGCACCGCCTCCAGCTCGGCAGGGGTGAAGCGGGCCTCCGCGTGCAGCTCGCCGCCGATCTCGATGCGTCCCCCGTTGTTGGTGGCGACCGCGTCGGGCTGCATCGCCTCGCGCACGGGCCGGGGCGGGGTGTCGCGCCCGGTGATGATCGCCAGCCGCACGCCCAGCCCCCGCAGCCGGGAAAGCGCCCCCGCCGTCGCGTCGGGCAGCTCGCGGCCCTGATCGGGGATCAGCGTGCCGTCGAGGTCGAAGGCGAGCAGCAGGGGCAGGTCGGCGGGGGGCGCTTTGGCGGAACTCGGGCGGCTCGTCACGGGCGGCAGCCTAGCAGGCGGGAGGCCGGGCAAAGAAAACCGCCCACCTATTCGGGCGGGCGGAACGGACGCGGCGGGGCTTACTCGCCGAGCGTCTCGACGGGCGTGAAGTCGCTCTGGGCCTCGGTGGCGGCCTGGGCGGGGGCGGCGTTGGCGGCGGCCTTCGCCTGGTTGGCGCGGGCAGCGTCCTTCATCACACGGCTGCGGTCGCTCTTGATGCGGGCGGCCTTGCCGCGCAGCTCGCGCAGGTAGTACAGCTTGGCGCGGCGCACCTTGCCGCGCTCCAGCACGGTGACCCGGGCGATCAGCGGGCTGCTGAAGGGGAACACGCGCTCCACACCCTCGCCGAAGGAAATCTTGCGGACGGTGAAGCTCTTGCGGCTGCCCGTGCCGTTCAGGGCGATGACCACGCCCTCAAAGGCCTGGTTGCGGGTGCGGTTGCCCTCGACGACCTTGGTCTCGACGCGCACGGTGTCGCCGGGCTGGAACTCGGGGTGTTCGGTCTTGATGTGGGGCTGCTCGACGGCGCGCAGGATGGCCCCACGGTTCACTTTCACGGTGCTCTGCATCTTTCTCTCCTTTGCCAGCGGACCGCCCCACCTCCCGGTTTCCGCCGGGCAGAGACGTTCTTGGACACCTGTACGCACCCGCCTGAACGCGGGGCAGACCTTGGGAGTATACGCGGGCCGAGCGCAACGCTCAAGAGGGCAACCGGGGCGCCGTGTTACT
It encodes the following:
- a CDS encoding alpha/beta hydrolase gives rise to the protein MSWQPYAARPDSTVTDTLLQWEGVGDANHAARTLLAWLPPSYASEPERHYPVLYFHDGQNVFDAATSYSGEWGADETLTQLAAEGIEAIAVGIPNGGERRFHEYSAAPNPKLPDTLDAGGADDYIAFLVDTVKPLADGHFRTLPGSKSTVVIGSSMGGLVSLHALITHPDVFGHAGVMSPAFWTAPVDSFTRVQTSPTPTGRIWLDIGGQEGPDEPELMRAYWQDAHTMRDLLLDKGMGERLRFVANPQGTHHESAWRERLPGALQFLLGGE
- the rplM gene encoding 50S ribosomal protein L13 produces the protein MKTFVPKNDEQNWVVVDAANVPLGRLATLIASRIRGKHRPDFTPNIIQGDFVVVLNAAQVVLTGGKLDGKIYTRYTGYQGGLKTETAREALKKHPERVIEHAVFGMLPKGRQGRAMHSRLKVYAGETHPHAAQKPQKLEVR
- the rpsI gene encoding 30S ribosomal protein S9; translated protein: MATPEQFYGTGRRKAAVARVFLRPGEGRILVNGKEFQTYFRGLLRAVHALQGFRETGTAGRYDAVITVAGGGPSGQADAIKLGIARALLKVNPDFRAQLKPRGLLTRDPREVERKKYGLKKARRAPQFSKR
- a CDS encoding NfeD family protein, with protein sequence MDWLPSLERVQSWHWWVLGALLLILEVLAPGVFFVWLALAALVLGLIVFVLPLPVTVQLLLFAALSVAAVLLGRRYVSRLPASGNEGRALNAGAHRLVGRTVLVTSPIVNGVGRVRAGDSDWRATGPDTPAGASVLVVGAEGTTLRVREISGSWT
- a CDS encoding SPFH domain-containing protein, whose protein sequence is MGFTIVVVVLLLLVVVTLFAGVKSVPQGYEWTQERFGKFQRTLKPGLNLILPYVDRVGRKVNMMEQVLDVPSQEVITKDNALVTVDGVVFYQVLDAAKASYEVRNLQQATLNLTMTNIRTVMGSMDLDELLSNRDQINARLLAVVDEATEPWGVKATRIEVKDIKPPADLVASMARQMKAEREKRANILDAEGFRQAAILKAEGEKQAEILNAEGRRQAAFLEAEARERSAQAEAAATRMVSEAIAAGNVQAINYFVAQRYVDALREIASAPNQKTLILPLEATAMLGSLQGIAEVAREAFGGREPELVGGRRRS
- a CDS encoding ATP-binding cassette domain-containing protein, whose amino-acid sequence is MTEVGTAALVHLRDVTVRAGGRTLLEDVTLRLSPGEALRLSGPNGGGKTTLLRLLAGEVAPMQGERVYGLGGKFSRAAVQARRTLSVVGPDAEAFYLTRDWAQTVRDVLLAAFEGDALRLWEPTPEALERLVEVAALTGVTPLLDQDFRTLSHGQRRRVVLARALMPRPEALLLDEFTDGLSAGARGELGRVLRDVHASGVAVVLATHRPEEAPELPWRTLRVEGGRVLNGDHGLGKTASAITLPPPPGSGDLVRLRDVRVYRGGHLALGPLSWTWAAGQHWLVTGENGSGKSTLARLIAGELHSALGGAVERPFLRRDLLTERRRTVGLVGAEVGLRQRRGWAGREVISSAWSGTEGFAPDLTPEQAARVEELAAHLDVTDLLDRSADALSQGQLRRLLLARAAAHTPRLLILDEGLDFLDADSRARFLTLLPDLARGGTHVMVIAHRASDAPPGLTHHLQLEEGRVRRAEPR
- a CDS encoding HAD-IIB family hydrolase, which produces MTSRPSSAKAPPADLPLLLAFDLDGTLIPDQGRELPDATAGALSRLRGLGVRLAIITGRDTPPRPVREAMQPDAVATNNGGRIEIGGELHAEARFTPAELEAVLAHELEDARVVVFTPDALYIDLPPGREPEPWMLARSFRPLAEAPREGVLKVGLYHPGVADLAARLRESHPHLVLTGAQPPYTQFLTVTPVGAHKGAALALIAEALGIPLERTVAFGDSDNDQAMLELAGHAVQLGTLPLLAPHAHEQVTSPEVLGEYLNALADRLEATGVPRV
- the rplS gene encoding 50S ribosomal protein L19; this encodes MQSTVKVNRGAILRAVEQPHIKTEHPEFQPGDTVRVETKVVEGNRTRNQAFEGVVIALNGTGSRKSFTVRKISFGEGVERVFPFSSPLIARVTVLERGKVRRAKLYYLRELRGKAARIKSDRSRVMKDAARANQAKAAANAAPAQAATEAQSDFTPVETLGE